One window from the genome of Pogoniulus pusillus isolate bPogPus1 chromosome 7, bPogPus1.pri, whole genome shotgun sequence encodes:
- the POMC gene encoding pro-opiomelanocortin → MSSALWSILPVVLWLLLWHPISASGPCWESGKCQDLTNEAGILACASACRWQLSAEAPVYPGNGHRQPLSESIRRYVMSHFRWNKFGWRNSSAGLHRREPAAAAGDSPAPAGASPPPASLPAVPPPRHGPEEGTAAGREEGKRSYSMEHFRWGKPVGRKRRPVKVYPNGVEEESAESYPLEFRRELVLGTGAPPEEEEEEEEEEEEEEGQGEKEKAAGSSHGMRHLRWHTPSKDKRYGGFMTSEHSQTPLVTLFKNAIIKSAYKKGQ, encoded by the exons ATGTCAAGCGCGCTGTGGAGCATCCTGCCCgtggtgctgtggctgctgctctggcacccCATCAGTGCCAGTGGCCCGTGCTGGGAGAGTGGCAAGTGCCAGGACCTCACCAACGAGGCGGGTATCCTG GCGTGTGCCAGCGCATGCAGGTGGCAGCTGTCGGCCGAGGCTCCCGTCTACCCGGGCAACGGGCACCGGCAGCCCCTCTCCGAGAGCATCCGCAGGTACGTCATGAGCCACTTCCGATGGAACAAGTTCGGCTGGAGGAACAGCAGCGCCGGGCTGCACCGGCGGgagccggcggcggcggcgggggacAGCCCTGCGCCCGCGGGGGCCAGCCCTCCGCCCgcctccctgcctgccgtcCCGCCGCCGCGCCACGGCCCGGAGGAGGGAAcggcggcggggcgggaggAAGGCAAACGCTCCTACTCCATGGAGCACTTCCGCTGGGGGAAGCCGGTGGGACGCAAGAGGAGACCCGTCAAGGTCTACCCCAACGGGGTGGAGGAGGAGTCGGCCGAGAGCTACCCTTTGGAGTTCAGgagggagctggtgctgggcactggggcgccacctgaggaggaagaggaggaggaagaggaggaggaagaggaggaagggcagggagagaaggagaaggcgGCGGGCAGCTCGCACGGCATGCGGCACTTGCGCTGGCACACGCCCTCGAAGGACAAGCGCTACGGGGGCTTCATGACCTCGGAGCACAGCCAGACCCCTCTAGTGACTCTCTTCAAAAACGCCATCATCAAAAGCGCCTACAAGAAGGGGCAGTGA